In Cryptomeria japonica chromosome 1, Sugi_1.0, whole genome shotgun sequence, the sequence TTGTTTTATTTTACACTGCAAACCACACCATACAACTAACTCACTCATTATTAAGAACTCCAACAATAGAAAGACTCTCATAAAACACAATATACTGGTTATTTAGAAAATCTAAGCACAACGTTTATAGCAAAAACATTTTCTGTTTGCACCATGAAGATCACAACTCCCTGTTGGAAAATTCTCAGTCCGACACACATTTTTGCAGTTGCTGTCGCTAACACACAATCCCTTAAAATTATGGCTCTGAGACTTGCACATTCGTCCCCCTCCTGCTGCTTCTGTCTCCATCTCTGCAAACACatcaatcaaattaaaaaaaatacatcatGAAATGCATATGAATGAACTTTCTCTATATTTTTACAATTTCTTCCACATCATCTTAAATTCTTCGGATGATGATGCTATTTGAAACGTTGATGCTAAAAAATAGGAACACGATCAAATCAAAAAACAACTAAGACAAGATGATGTTGTTCAAAACGTTGATGCTAAAAAATAGGcatacaatcaaattaaaaaaataactaagACAAGACAATGCTGTCCGAAACGTAAACGTTGATGCTAAAAAATAgtcatacaatcaaatcaaaaaaataacaaagacaagatgatgctGTCTGAAACGTTGATGCTAAAAATAGACACATTCAACTAAGACAACTTCTCACTCTTGAACATTCTAATCATTCTGATCTGAAATGCTGATGCTAAAAAATAGACACATAATCAAAtaaaaaacaagacacacaatTCAACTAAGACAACTTCTTGTACTTTTGAACATTCTAATCTCTTGAACATTCTAATCATGCTGATCTGAGATGCTAAAATATAGacatacaatcaaatcaaaaaaatAACTAAGACAAGATGATGCTGTCTGAAACGTTGATGCTAAAAATAGACACAATCAACTAAGACAACTTCTTACTCTTGAACATTCTAATCATGCCGAAAACGCTGATGCTAAAAAATAGACACATAATCAAATAAACAACAAGACTCACAATTCAACTAAGACAGCTTCTTGTACTCTTGAACATTCTAATCATGCTGATCTGAGATGCTAAAATATAGacatacaatcaaatcaaaataataaCTAAGACAAGATGATGCTGTCCGAAACGTTGATGCTAAAAATAGACACAATCAACTAAGACAACTTCTTACTCTGGAACATTCTAATCATGCTTCTAATCATGCTGATCTGAAATGCTGATGCTAAAAAATAGGCACATAATCAAAtaaaaaacaagacacacaatTCAACTAAGACAACTTCTTGTACTCTTGAACATTCTAATCTCTTGAACATTCTAATCATGCTGATCTGAGATGCTAAAATATAGAccatacaatcaaatcaaaaataTTACTAAGACAAGATGATGCTGTCTGAAACGTTGATGCTAAAAATAGACAATCAACTAAGACAACTTCTTACTCTTGAACATTCTAATCATGCTGATCTGAAATGCTGATGCTAAAAAATAGACACATAATCAAATAAAAAACAGACacacaatcaaataaaaaaaataactaagACAAGATGAGACAAGATGATGCTGTCCGAAACATTGATGTTAAAAATAGACACAATCAACTAAGACAACTTCTTGTACTCTTGAAGATTCTAATCTTGCTGATCTGAAGATTCTAATCATGCTGATCTGAAGATTCTAATCATGCTGATCTGAAATGCTGATGCTAAAAAATAGACacataatcaaataaaaaaaacaattaagACAACTTCTTACACTCTTGAACATCTTAAACACATTCTGATTCTGATGATGCTGACCGGAAACTTTAATGCTAAAAAATAGATACATTCAAATAAAAGTAACAACTAAGACAATTTTTTGCATTCTTGAAGATCTGAAACTATGGTGCTAAAATATAGACACACAGTCAAATAAAAAACAATTCAGACAACATCTTGCACTCTTGAACATCCTGATGATTCTGATCATGCTGATCCAAAACATTAATTCTAAAAAGTGGACACACATTCAAATCAAAAAACAACTAAGATAATTTTTTGACATTCTTGATCATCTTAAATATTTTGGTGATGCTGATCCAAAACATTCTGATAATGTGATTCTGAAACATTGATTCTAAAAAAATTATAAACACAATCAAATCTTAAAAACAACAACTGAAAACAACTAAGaaataataaatgaacttcattcaTATGAATGAATATAGAAGAGAGGAGCTTACCAAGGGTATGAAAAACTAACAAAACCAGAAGCACAATACTCAAACTTTCTCTGCTCAGTGCCATTTTTCTGCTGTATTGAAGAAGAGAGGGTATTGCAGAACTTATATAGAAATAATTTATTTGGGTATTGTACTAAGTGCTTCCACGTTCTAAGAGAAAAGAGTTTATTCAAGGCACGTGTAAGCTGAAGTGTGAGCAGCTGGCACCGACATTTGATCCAGTTTATTATTTTGAGTTGCCTTCTCAAGAACACAAAGTTTTATACCAGCAGATGTGTTGAatgattattatatattattatctgAAGAATAGTTTTATCAGCACTAGGGATACTCTTAGAAACAACCATCTGGTTATGTTCATAGATATCAAATTGTTGTTTGATGGCAGTAGAAAGTATACCTCGAAGATGAAATGATTCTATTTTTGAAGATTTGGATTTGGAATTCATATATAAGAATGGTAAATAGttaaaactattttaaaataaaaatagatatgtttaattgttaaatttaaaagaagattttttaatttttttttcaaattttttcaattTTGTGTAATACTAAATGTTTTAAGTATGAAGGTCATTTATTTCTTTAAATCAATCAATGATGAAGGgcattttaaaaatctaaatacacaacaaaagcagagaaaaaggtagaaaaatGTAAGAAACATTTCCTTTCAAttatctcagtgaaatgaaataaACAATATTCAAACAATGACATGCTATAGTCGCATGGGCTTTCTCATAAGAATAATCTACAGTAGAGTCACAATTTGCACTATTGGAATTGTCTTCTAAACACCTCTCCCATTTGCCTTCTTTATCTAGAATGTTTAACCGCCTTAGAATATTCTACAAAAGTGTAACTCCCATTTGGGTGCCATAAGTCCAATCGTCCATTTTACCCACTCATTTTCTAGCTCAAGAAGATATTTTGTGGATTTTGGTAGTACAACTTCTTAGGATCATAACTTTTGATTCGACAGTTAGATTTTCAACAacaatatatcattggaaagctcttagAAAGACACCACTTCAATGAATTTTGACCAACTTTTGGGTCCATTAAAAGGCTCTAAGTATCTCAAATTTGACtttaaactttttttaaaaaaatttaaaaatgaaaatattAATACCTCACAAATGACAAATGATATTGAACTAATTTTTTCACTATTGGCTTCATTTCACCATTATGGATGTTTATGCAAgttttcatgtctattttattgTATTTTAAATGAACATGTTAGTTCTAAcaagttgaaaaagaaaatttatatcataaaattaaaaatttgaagataacaatgaaaattatttctttatttagaccactttcaaaattcaaatacagATATTAAATACAATATGaaaagttttaatttattttctagatGATAATATAGACACTATTTGTTTTTATATATAAGGAGTTCATTGTTTAATGTTTGTGCTAATGGACTTGGTATTTTTCTCTCCACTCACCCATACTcaccacaatatatatatatatccttatgcaaaATGACTACCaaaggttttaaaattttgaaagagGGATTTTTAATGTTTACAATCCTTGGCTTTGCACTATTGTGTTGAAAGAGTGGAGGGGACTAGTTGAAACTTAGTGCATTCCATATTACTTGGCACAAAATATATTGTAATGCCCCACTAATGAACTCAATAGAATTACGACAAAACACTAAAATAacatagatttttaaaaaaaagaatataataCATTAAACACTTTTTCCACTcaacacaacaacaacaactacatGAGCACCAATGTAACCAATGATTCCAGTATTGTGACATGGGCTCTGCCTAGGCTAGGAAGCATCCTTCCTAAGACCAACAAGACATAAATCTAAATCCAAACTACGACAAGAAAGAAAAGAGAGGTACATTCCAAGGAATATAATCCAAAGAAAAAAATCACTAAGGACAACACAATGGGTTCATATGAAACTAGAGTACCCAATGTATGAACAACCTGGCTCTAATACTAGATGAGCCACATTCCTTGGTTCAACGTACATCTCTTTTCTTTCTTGCCCTAGTTTGGCTTTAGAGTTATGTCTTGTGGCTATGTCTTGTTGGTCTTAGGAAGGATGCTTCCTAAGGGCATAGCCCATGTCACAATACTGGAATCACTGGTTACATTGGTGCCCATGTAGCTATCGTTGTTGTGTTGTGTTGAAAGATTGTTTAATGTattatgttaaaaaataaaaatggctatgttattttaatattttgttgcAATTCTTTTGGGTTCTTTGGCGTCAGAGctaggttcatacactgggtactcttgtttcatatgagcccattgtgTTGTCCTTAGTGATTTTTGTCTTTGGATTATATTCCTTGGAACCTACCTCTCTTTGCTTTCTTGCCTTAGTCTAGCTTTAGATTTATGTCTTGTTGGTCTTAGGAAGGATATTGCCTAGGGGCAAAGCCCATGTTGCAATATTGGAATCCTTGGTTACATTGGTGCCCATGTAGTTGTCATTGTTGTGTTGAGTTGAAAGAGTGTTTAATGTATTATGTTCTTACAATAATAAATTGCTATGTTATTTTAGTGTTTTGTCGTAATTATTTTGGGTTCCTTCGTAGGGCGTTACATATATTTTAgtcctttttctttgtttcaaaATAAAAAAGGGGCATATGATATATTATAGGCTTATATTTTATTCTTCAATATATCTACGAACTTTGGGGCCATATATTTGTTAGCTATGTGTGCCATGGGTTttatagagaaaaataaaaaatcaatcattcattttatttagttttcttgACTTCAAATGGGCCATGTGAGAACAAAAGAAAATACAacaaatgtgcaaacaaacaagaaGTGGCATGCCGAATCATATGGAAAAATTAAATTTTGTGAAGGATACATGTGAAAATTGAACAATAAAATGAATGGTAGTGTAAGATTCTCATTACTTCTATCATGAAAGTTAACCAAGCTACTAcaaatatgtttttttttcaatGAACTTTCCTTCATGTAATGACAATGTATAAGCATAGaaaatgcataattgaaaattCTAAGAAATTTTAAGTAAGAATCTAACATGTACATTTTCTCAATAACTTCATCcattcaatttaaacattaaaatacatAACATTTAAAGAAAGAGAGGAAAGAGTGTAGAGTCTATTGTAATTTTAGATGACTAAATTGTGTCACAAATCTCAGTGTCATTCTGGGTGAGGGAGAGCATTACTCAAATGATTTTCCTCTAACCATAGATTTGGTGATCCCCCACACatcttttgttggcatttgcatgaagattgcattaatgatatgttatgttgtcattgatgtcaattaaccgataatgatattgttgtaatattgttactgaaaCCGATAGGAAGAaattgtggagtgaaccggtaaccagtgtaaaccttatctattgttgtaaccggtaaaccctacctgttgtttttgataaaccctaactgattaagtcaggtgaattggtttatgatctgatgatgagtggtaatgattatgacacatatgattattgtacgaagacaattccaagagattttggtgaattgttgtaatggtttttgtctagggaatgagcaaatgtatttcatctaatgcaaagcgtgtgatgagttactaagttcaatgaagcgatgatcaaggagcgattaaggttttcttgattgatgtgcaaagattgctatgtaatccaatgatcatacttgaaccaatttgtttgtagtctctatgagaattaggttttcgtTATGTGACCgacctgattaatttatttataaggtcaatgaagttgtttagtttaatgagttggcaaagagtgagcacagatcaattgagtgtgtggttgccaaactggatgatgtatctgtagtttgagtaaaggcagataggagcatgaaatggatctgatcaagcaagtgtagtactattcagatagatcaacaaactcttgttgttttctaacaattgtagcaaaattgaaatcctctaatcaggtaagctctaacaagcttagtgttattcaaatcctctaacaaggtgatccattagattggattttcaaatcctctatcgaggttactccttacaaggtattgcttctaacaaggcatttgtagtcaatcctttaactgggtgattcctaacaagatcaattcttaacaaaactttttgtaaagctttaacatgttaggctcctaatagggtgaacttcagaagagttcaaatagttatcttgtgagtctcatctcaccgtggtttttacctattttggtttccacgtcaaaatatttgtgtcaagtggtgaatgtttttgtggttatgttttcatggttgatttacataactacttaactattttgataagtcatgataactggaagcattgagaaatgaagaagttgtttactgttaatttgttgtaacagtcaactagtttatcctataagtttttatcttgatagaggtattattctaagtttactttgagagattgatttttgagattggtgaaggttTGTATcgatttttctatctactgattcaccccccctctcagtagttgaccaaatacttattctttcatcatacaatcaattggtatcagagcatatgaggtcctctaaggtctaatcctaagaacttgaggtaaagatcttgtggATCATGacgaagaaggaaggtttgaagtttaatagagagaactacatgatatgaagtgacagaatgaaaatttatatcaagagtttgggaagttagtattgggaacATCTTGATACTAAGTATGTTTCACCTActaggatgttgactgatgatcagaagaaagagcaacaagaaaatcatcaagcattggaggctattattagttcttagtctgatgcaaaatatgtagatgttcatcgTCTTGAAATTGCATCTGAGGTatgaaaaaaacttgaagagatttatagtggtgatgaacatgttaagatttctaaagaagagagtctaagaggaaagtttgatgacatgcagatggctgaaggtgagaatatcttgcagtatggtcaaaggataaaagagatagtcagtgaaattaagagtgcaggaggtaaagtggaagattccatagtcatcagtaaggtactaagaaccctgctatcgatctatgctatccgagttgtagctattcaggagctgaagttcattgaaaaaactaaggtaactcttaactccatcattggcaagattACTGCTtttcaattaaatggttatgatgctagtgtacaaaaatctgagtttgcatttagagcttttgtttctaacccatctatgaggaaaagtagagatgctagtcacagttatgaatccagatccagtagagaagctgatgatgaagacagtttagttgagcttgaagcattgttggccaagcggttgcctaaaggtacaagtaaatatagaggcaaattacctttgaaatgttttgcatgcaacaagactagacacattgctgctaactatcctaatggtgataatgagcacaaatgagggAAAttaaagaagtacaagggtaaaggaaaaagagattgtcttattgttgttgatggtggtatgactgatgaggaatctgatggtgatgctaatgaagacattgtgtctgtagccattaaagaagagatgtcagaccaaaaggcattagtatccaggatggataactttgatgattggatcattgatagtggttgttcacatcacatgaccggtgatcgaagcaaatttctttctttgaaggaatttgatggcggaggtGTAAGacttggtaatgactcaccctgcatggttaaaggtaagggaactatttcttttaatggaaagagtagtgcaaatgatgtctactgggttgaaggtttaaagcatagtcttttgagtgtggcacaactcaatgacagaggatacccattagagtgtaaaaatggtatgtgcaaaatctatggcaataaaggtgaactgattgcaatcaggaagaaaactaaaggtaacttttTTCACCCTAATCCTAAAGTcggcaactgtttaattgcaaagatagatgatagttggctttggcataggagattttgtcatataaaccttgataacattgttaaagtgagtaagtccaagacaatgagaggtttgcctcagttagacaaatcgattaatgctctatgcaaagagtgtcagttaggaaagatgacatcctcaactttcaagagaaaatattttttagtggaacatttgttagatttggttcatacagatatttgtggaccaataagaacaaaaagtattcaaggtgacagatattttatgatccttATTGataattgctcaaggatgatgtgagtcacattcttgaaggataagactgaattttttggtaagttcaaggcattcagggccttagctgagaaagagagcggtaagaagataaagtgtctaaggacaaaTCAAGGCGATggatttacttctgaggaattcactaggtattgtgaagaaaatggtatcaaatgacatctatctacaccaagaacaccacagtagaatggtatcatagagagaaacaatcggccagttgttgaagctgctaggatgatgttgatacaaggaggtgtagcgaaaatgttttggagagaagctgtcaacacaaatgtctacactatgaaccagattatggtaaagagaggtaaggacaagactccttatgaatattggtatggtagatcacctgatgttagttatttcaaaatatttggaagtaaatgttttattaagagaggtgattatattagcaaatttgaggataaaagtgatgaaggtatatttcttggctattccaccaagagtaaggcctacaagtgttttaacaattggACAtgaagaattattgagagtgttgatgttcgagtggatgaaaatcctaaagtctcagaggaaaccaaatcagagaaaaaggatgaagatccttgcattttgtttttggagccagaaactatgaaatctgaaactggcaaagcaaatattgatgtaccagttcaaccggaacagataaatttagaagaagatgatgataatgaagaagttgagcttgaagataatgatcatgttattccaagatatgtgagactgaatcacaatcctgaacaaattattggggataaggttgctagagtactaaccaaaagaagaatcagagataattcttgcatgatctccactattgaaccaagaactgctaaggaagcatttggtgatgatcattgggttaaagctatggaggaggaattagatcaaattgaaaagaacaacacatggaccctagtaccctgaccagtaaataaaaatgtgataggtactaagtgggtattcgggaacaagttgaatgaagatggtgttgtagttcgcaacaaatctaggttggtttgcaaaggttatgcacaagaggaaggagaagactatggtgagacttttgcaccaattgcaagactggaaggtgtcagaactttacttgcatttgcaacacacaagaaattcaaggtataccagatggatgttaagtctgcatttttgactgggatactagaagaagaagtatacattgagcaactagatggttatgctctaactgataagaaagacatggtgtGAAAATTgtataaagatttatatggattaaagaaagcaccaagagcatggtatgaaaggattcatacacatttgatgaagataggctttttgagaaccagtgatgatagtaacatttatctcaaatttgaaggagataaaatactagtcagtgaagtatttgttgacgatatcatatttggaggtaatgatgacatgagaaatagttttgtagatgaaatgaaaaatgagtttgaa encodes:
- the LOC131072019 gene encoding defensin Tk-AMP-D2, which gives rise to MALSRESLSIVLLVLLVFHTLEMETEAAGGGRMCKSQSHNFKGLCVSDSNCKNVCRTENFPTGSCDLHGANRKCFCYKRCA